A single genomic interval of Asinibacterium sp. OR53 harbors:
- the hisS gene encoding histidine--tRNA ligase, whose amino-acid sequence MSKPGLPQGTRDFSAAVVRKRQYIFNTIRTVFERYGFQPLETPAMENLDTLMGKYGEEGDKLIFKILNNGLDNPAKHDAARADFEKVLQGKNTKGITERALRYDLTIPFARYVAMNHGQLTMPFKRYQVQPVWRADRPQKGRYREFYQCDADVVGSYSLLNEVELANIYATVFAQLGVRVEIRINSRKILAALAEICGGADKMTDITIAIDKLDKIGIEKVKEELIQRGLNTQQVATIETYLNIEGDNAGKINQLRSLLGNNTTGQKGIEEIEYLLSFSQLTNNNSPLTTDFTLARGLNYYTGIIFEVKALDVQMGSIGGGGRYDDLTGLFGVPNVPGVGISFGVDRIYDVIEELQLFPDAVQAGTRVLFFNLGDAESKAAFVLMQQLREKGIAAELYHENSKFDKQFKYAEKKHIPFAVIIGSKELETGTCVVRQLSDGQQQTIPQSALAGRSF is encoded by the coding sequence ATGAGCAAACCGGGATTACCTCAAGGCACCAGGGATTTCAGCGCAGCCGTTGTTCGCAAGCGCCAGTATATTTTCAATACCATCCGCACCGTATTCGAGCGTTATGGCTTCCAGCCACTGGAAACGCCTGCTATGGAAAACCTCGACACACTCATGGGCAAGTATGGCGAAGAAGGGGATAAACTCATTTTCAAAATACTCAACAACGGACTGGATAATCCCGCCAAGCACGATGCAGCCAGAGCAGACTTCGAAAAAGTATTGCAGGGAAAAAACACAAAGGGCATTACTGAAAGAGCGCTTCGTTATGACCTTACTATTCCTTTTGCGCGTTATGTGGCCATGAACCATGGTCAGCTGACCATGCCTTTCAAACGATACCAGGTACAGCCGGTATGGCGTGCCGACAGGCCGCAAAAGGGCCGGTACCGCGAGTTCTACCAGTGCGATGCGGATGTGGTAGGCAGTTACAGCCTGTTGAATGAAGTAGAATTGGCCAATATCTACGCTACTGTTTTTGCGCAATTGGGCGTACGTGTTGAGATACGCATCAACAGCCGCAAAATACTGGCCGCATTAGCCGAAATATGCGGCGGGGCCGATAAAATGACCGATATCACCATTGCGATTGACAAGCTGGATAAAATTGGTATTGAAAAAGTGAAGGAAGAATTGATCCAGCGCGGATTGAATACCCAACAGGTAGCAACCATCGAAACCTACCTGAACATAGAAGGCGACAATGCCGGTAAAATAAATCAACTGCGTTCGCTGCTGGGCAACAACACAACGGGACAAAAAGGAATTGAAGAAATCGAATACCTGCTCTCCTTTTCACAACTAACAAACAATAATTCACCACTCACAACAGATTTCACCCTGGCCCGCGGCCTCAACTACTATACGGGTATCATTTTCGAAGTGAAGGCACTGGATGTGCAAATGGGCAGTATTGGTGGCGGTGGCCGCTACGATGATCTCACCGGCTTGTTCGGTGTACCCAATGTTCCAGGGGTGGGCATCAGTTTCGGGGTTGACCGGATTTATGATGTGATAGAAGAATTGCAACTGTTTCCCGATGCAGTTCAGGCAGGTACCCGTGTGTTATTTTTTAATTTGGGCGATGCAGAGAGCAAAGCGGCGTTTGTATTGATGCAGCAATTGAGGGAAAAAGGTATTGCGGCTGAGTTGTATCATGAAAACAGCAAATTCGATAAGCAATTTAAATATGCTGAGAAAAAGCATATCCCTTTTGCAGTGATCATTGGCAGCAAAGAACTGGAAACAGGTACTTGCGTGGTTCGTCAATTGAGCGACGGGCAACAGCAAACCATCCCCCAATCAGCGTTGGCCGGCCGTTCCTTCTAA
- a CDS encoding acetyl-CoA C-acyltransferase, with protein sequence MQTCYVIDAVRTPIGRYGGRLSATRPDDLLALVITALINRNPGIDVSRIEDVIAGAANQAGEDNRDVARMAALLAGLPISVAGNTVNRLCASGLQAIMDASRAIMCNEGMLYIAGGAESMTRAPFVTAKSDGAWSRKTETYDTTIGWRFTNKKLTEMYHPYSMGETAENVAREWEISREEQDLFALASQEKYAAALAAGKWDDEIVAVEMVNDNMVNWFVQDEHPRQTSLEKLAGLRPAFAKDGTVTAGNSSGINDGAAAVLLASEEAVKVFNLTPLARVVSMGVAGVHPGIMGIGPVPASEKALQRAGLTVKDLDLIELNEAFASQSIACMRELEFDHTKVNVNGGAIALGHPLGCSGARISATLLHEMHRRELKYGLATMCVGVGQGAAVVYEGL encoded by the coding sequence ATGCAAACCTGTTATGTAATAGATGCGGTAAGAACACCCATTGGCCGTTATGGCGGAAGATTGAGTGCCACCAGGCCCGATGACCTCCTGGCACTGGTGATCACCGCCCTGATCAACCGTAATCCCGGTATAGATGTTTCCAGGATAGAAGATGTGATTGCCGGCGCTGCCAACCAGGCGGGTGAAGACAACCGCGATGTGGCGCGTATGGCTGCGTTGCTGGCGGGCTTGCCCATCAGCGTAGCTGGCAATACTGTTAACAGGCTTTGTGCCAGCGGGTTGCAGGCCATCATGGATGCATCCAGGGCCATCATGTGCAATGAAGGGATGTTGTATATCGCAGGAGGCGCGGAAAGTATGACGCGCGCGCCTTTTGTAACCGCTAAGAGCGATGGGGCCTGGAGCCGTAAAACAGAAACTTATGATACTACCATCGGCTGGCGCTTTACCAATAAGAAGCTAACCGAAATGTATCATCCTTACAGTATGGGCGAGACCGCAGAGAATGTGGCCCGCGAATGGGAGATCAGCAGGGAAGAGCAGGACCTTTTTGCGCTGGCTTCGCAGGAAAAATATGCGGCGGCACTGGCCGCAGGTAAATGGGATGATGAGATCGTGGCGGTAGAAATGGTGAACGATAATATGGTGAACTGGTTCGTGCAGGATGAGCATCCCAGGCAAACCTCATTGGAGAAACTGGCGGGATTGCGTCCGGCTTTCGCGAAGGACGGAACCGTTACGGCAGGCAATTCATCGGGCATCAACGATGGCGCCGCTGCGGTGTTACTGGCCAGCGAAGAAGCAGTGAAAGTATTCAACCTCACACCGCTGGCGCGTGTGGTAAGCATGGGTGTTGCAGGCGTGCATCCCGGCATCATGGGTATTGGGCCCGTACCGGCGTCGGAGAAAGCGTTACAGCGGGCGGGACTTACTGTGAAGGACCTCGATCTTATAGAACTCAATGAAGCCTTCGCTTCACAAAGTATTGCCTGTATGCGTGAACTGGAATTCGATCATACCAAAGTGAATGTAAATGGTGGTGCTATTGCGCTTGGTCACCCGCTGGGATGCAGCGGGGCACGTATTTCCGCTACTTTATTACACGAGATGCACCGGAGAGAATTGAAATACGGGCTCGCTACCATGTGCGTAGGTGTAGGGCAGGGGGCCGCTGTTGTATATGAAGGCTTGTAA
- the rlmN gene encoding 23S rRNA (adenine(2503)-C(2))-methyltransferase RlmN — protein sequence MDTQRENIRHLGLDGLTAYFEQIGEKKFRVKQVHEWLWQKHAHSFEEMTNLSKDLRAKLAQDFSLPALQVDATQFSNDGTVKSRFKTVEGHLIEGVLIPTEDRKTACVSSQIGCSLSCKFCATGYIERKRNLHFDEIYDQVVLINQQSLQAYNQKLSNIVFMGMGEPLLNYSNVMKAIERISAEDGLFMSPRRITVSTAGVAKQIKKLGDDQVRFKLALSLHAANDAKRNEIMPINESNNIKALIEALNYFYKQTGNEITLEYILFKDLNDSKQDAEELVKVFRQIPADLVNIIEYNTIDAFKFTKPDEDDIQRFMNILEANHVNARLRRSRGRDIDAACGQLANKG from the coding sequence ATGGATACACAGCGGGAGAATATCAGGCACCTGGGTTTGGATGGACTGACAGCTTATTTTGAACAGATAGGCGAAAAGAAATTCCGTGTCAAACAAGTGCACGAATGGCTCTGGCAGAAGCACGCGCATAGCTTTGAGGAAATGACCAACCTGAGTAAGGACCTGCGCGCAAAGCTGGCACAGGATTTCTCATTGCCTGCCCTGCAGGTGGATGCCACCCAGTTCAGTAACGACGGTACTGTTAAAAGTCGCTTCAAAACCGTAGAAGGGCATTTGATAGAAGGTGTGCTGATACCTACCGAAGACCGTAAAACAGCCTGCGTATCGTCGCAGATCGGTTGCAGTCTCAGTTGTAAGTTCTGTGCCACCGGATATATCGAACGTAAGCGCAATCTGCACTTCGACGAGATATACGACCAGGTGGTGCTCATCAACCAGCAAAGTCTGCAAGCTTATAACCAGAAGCTGAGCAATATTGTTTTCATGGGTATGGGCGAGCCTTTGCTCAACTATTCCAATGTAATGAAAGCCATAGAGCGCATTTCAGCGGAAGATGGATTGTTCATGAGTCCGCGGCGCATTACGGTTTCCACTGCCGGTGTTGCCAAGCAGATCAAAAAATTGGGTGATGACCAGGTGCGTTTCAAACTGGCTTTATCGCTCCATGCAGCCAATGATGCCAAGCGGAACGAGATCATGCCCATCAACGAATCGAACAATATCAAAGCGTTGATCGAAGCCCTGAATTATTTCTACAAACAAACGGGAAATGAGATCACGCTGGAATATATTCTTTTCAAAGACCTGAACGACAGCAAGCAGGATGCAGAAGAACTGGTGAAAGTATTCAGGCAGATTCCTGCCGACCTGGTCAATATCATCGAATACAATACCATCGATGCTTTTAAATTCACGAAGCCCGATGAAGACGATATCCAGCGTTTTATGAACATACTGGAAGCCAATCATGTGAATGCCCGGTTGAGAAGGAGTCGTGGCAGGGACATAGACGCGGCTTGCGGACAATTGGCCAATAAAGGATAA
- a CDS encoding pseudouridine synthase, which yields MQKKRTDNFSKFANKKKGSAIKESIRQEKKKIKAEARVAGEEFRKKKLDKMRGVSEEKGIKSQKSAIKSQKKEPKSTASRQHADNQQSAISNQKLPSQSSDIMPLNKFIAHAGVCGRREAAELVKEGKVVVNGDKIFEPGYKVSAKDKVVVKGKQVFLQKNAVYVLLNKPKDYITTSNDPQGRKTVLELVKSATTERIYPVGRLDRNTTGVLLLTNDGELAQKLTHPSFEVKKIYEVTLDKPVTKKDLDTILSGVTLEDGFVSADAVGYADTKSKNIVGIEIHSGRNRIVRRIFEHLGYDVKGLDRVMFANLTKKNVDRGKWRYLNEKEVRLLKFLNNSFIKKTV from the coding sequence ATGCAAAAAAAACGTACCGACAACTTCAGCAAATTTGCCAATAAAAAGAAAGGCAGTGCTATCAAGGAATCCATCCGCCAGGAAAAGAAAAAGATCAAAGCTGAAGCCAGGGTTGCAGGCGAAGAGTTCCGTAAAAAGAAGCTGGATAAGATGCGTGGAGTGAGTGAAGAAAAGGGAATTAAAAGCCAAAAGTCAGCAATTAAAAGTCAAAAAAAAGAGCCCAAATCAACTGCCAGCCGTCAGCATGCTGACAATCAGCAATCAGCAATCAGCAATCAGAAACTTCCCAGTCAATCATCAGACATCATGCCGCTGAATAAATTCATCGCACACGCAGGCGTTTGCGGAAGAAGAGAAGCAGCAGAACTGGTGAAAGAAGGGAAAGTAGTGGTGAATGGGGATAAAATATTTGAACCGGGATATAAGGTTTCTGCAAAAGATAAAGTGGTGGTAAAAGGCAAGCAGGTTTTCCTGCAAAAAAATGCCGTTTATGTTTTGCTCAACAAACCAAAAGACTATATCACTACCTCGAACGATCCGCAAGGCAGGAAAACGGTGCTGGAGCTTGTTAAAAGCGCTACCACAGAACGCATATATCCGGTGGGTCGTCTCGACAGAAACACAACAGGCGTACTGCTGCTTACCAACGACGGCGAGTTAGCGCAAAAACTCACCCACCCTTCTTTTGAAGTTAAAAAAATATACGAAGTAACGCTCGATAAACCTGTTACCAAAAAAGACCTGGACACCATTTTATCGGGCGTGACGCTGGAAGACGGTTTTGTATCGGCCGATGCAGTTGGTTATGCCGATACAAAAAGCAAAAATATTGTAGGTATTGAAATACACAGCGGCCGCAACCGTATCGTGCGCCGCATTTTTGAGCACCTGGGGTACGATGTAAAAGGATTGGATCGCGTGATGTTCGCTAATCTCACCAAGAAAAATGTAGATCGCGGCAAATGGCGCTATCTCAACGAAAAAGAAGTGAGACTGTTGAAATTCCTCAACAACTCTTTCATTAAAAAAACTGTCTAG
- a CDS encoding RluA family pseudouridine synthase: MRPEIIFENEYFVAVNKPAGLLSIPDRLGQELSLKQLLKDRYGEIYTVHRLDKDTSGIIVFAKDEATHKQLSQSFEGREVEKYYLGLVQGIPFNKQDSVDASIMEHPGKTGKMITHVKGKASLTDYEVLESFRLYSWMQFRIHTGRTHQIRLHMQHIGHPIVCDDLYGDAQPVLLSALKKKFKLSKAAEEERPLLSRLALHSHRLSFDLNGERFELEAELPKELRALLQQLRKWSS; this comes from the coding sequence ATGAGGCCGGAAATTATTTTCGAGAACGAATATTTTGTTGCAGTAAACAAACCTGCGGGGCTGCTGAGTATCCCCGATCGTTTGGGACAGGAACTCTCTTTGAAGCAATTACTGAAAGACAGGTACGGCGAAATTTACACTGTTCACCGCCTCGATAAAGACACGAGCGGCATCATTGTATTTGCAAAAGATGAAGCCACGCACAAACAATTATCGCAGTCGTTCGAAGGACGTGAAGTAGAAAAATATTACCTGGGCCTCGTGCAGGGCATTCCCTTTAACAAACAAGACAGTGTTGACGCTTCCATCATGGAACATCCCGGCAAGACCGGCAAAATGATCACGCATGTAAAAGGCAAAGCCTCCCTGACCGATTATGAAGTGCTGGAATCGTTTCGCTTATACAGTTGGATGCAGTTCCGTATCCATACCGGGCGTACGCACCAGATCAGGCTGCACATGCAGCACATAGGGCACCCCATTGTGTGCGACGATCTCTATGGCGACGCGCAGCCTGTTCTGCTATCAGCCCTTAAAAAGAAATTCAAACTTTCTAAAGCCGCGGAAGAAGAAAGGCCTTTGTTGTCACGACTGGCATTGCATTCCCACCGGTTGAGCTTTGATCTCAACGGAGAACGTTTTGAACTGGAAGCCGAATTGCCCAAAGAACTCCGCGCATTGCTGCAGCAATTACGCAAGTGGAGTTCCTGA
- a CDS encoding amidohydrolase family protein, which produces MRKLLLFFFMSCMAGNLLAQRTIIHCGQLVDVQHLQLLKEMTIITEGNKIAEVQKGYANAGPADKLIDLKNRTVMPGLIDMHVHLESETSPNRYMETFTYNPADYAFQSVVFAGKTLMAGFTTVRDLGGSGVNISLRNAINKGLIVGPRVYTAGKAIATTGGHADPTNGYRRDLMGDPGPAAGVINGADDAMKAVRQRYKEGSDVIKITASGGVLSVAKSGENPQFTDAELKAIVETAKDYGFKVAAHCHGAEAMKRAIRAGVNSIEHGTYMDDEAMELMKKMGTYYVPTIIAGKSVADSAKKPGYFPELVAPKALAIGPKVQNTFAKAYKTGVKIAFGTDAGVYAHGKNWMEFVYMNEAGMPALETIRAATLSAADLLGDDRLGVIEKGKLADIVAIDGDPVKDIRSMEKVKFVMKNGVVYKQD; this is translated from the coding sequence ATGAGAAAGCTGCTACTTTTCTTTTTTATGAGTTGCATGGCCGGTAACCTGCTGGCGCAACGCACCATCATCCATTGCGGACAACTGGTAGATGTTCAGCACCTGCAATTGCTGAAAGAAATGACCATCATTACAGAAGGCAATAAAATTGCTGAAGTGCAGAAAGGTTATGCAAATGCCGGCCCTGCCGATAAACTGATCGATCTGAAGAACAGAACGGTGATGCCCGGATTGATTGATATGCATGTGCACCTGGAATCGGAAACGAGTCCCAATAGGTACATGGAAACCTTCACTTACAACCCGGCAGACTATGCATTCCAGTCGGTGGTGTTTGCAGGCAAAACCCTGATGGCCGGGTTTACCACCGTTCGCGACCTGGGTGGATCGGGCGTGAATATTTCATTGCGCAATGCCATCAATAAAGGATTGATCGTGGGCCCACGTGTATATACTGCGGGCAAAGCTATTGCCACTACAGGCGGACATGCAGATCCTACCAACGGTTACCGCAGAGACCTGATGGGTGATCCCGGTCCGGCTGCCGGCGTAATCAACGGCGCCGATGATGCTATGAAAGCTGTTCGCCAGCGGTACAAAGAAGGAAGCGATGTGATCAAGATCACTGCATCGGGCGGCGTGCTGAGTGTGGCCAAAAGTGGTGAGAACCCACAGTTCACAGATGCAGAACTGAAAGCCATTGTAGAAACGGCAAAAGACTATGGTTTTAAAGTGGCGGCGCATTGTCACGGTGCAGAAGCCATGAAACGCGCCATACGTGCAGGCGTGAACTCTATTGAACATGGCACTTATATGGATGATGAAGCGATGGAACTGATGAAGAAAATGGGTACCTATTATGTACCCACCATCATTGCAGGAAAATCTGTTGCCGATTCGGCTAAAAAGCCCGGCTATTTTCCGGAGTTGGTTGCCCCCAAGGCATTGGCCATCGGACCTAAAGTGCAGAACACATTTGCCAAAGCATACAAGACAGGCGTAAAGATCGCGTTTGGTACAGATGCCGGTGTTTATGCCCACGGCAAGAACTGGATGGAATTTGTGTACATGAATGAAGCAGGCATGCCTGCGTTGGAAACCATCCGCGCTGCAACGCTTTCTGCTGCCGACCTCCTGGGCGATGATCGCCTGGGCGTGATTGAGAAAGGAAAGCTGGCCGATATTGTTGCCATCGATGGTGATCCGGTAAAAGACATCCGGTCTATGGAGAAAGTGAAATTTGTAATGAAGAATGGTGTTGTATACAAGCAGGATTGA
- a CDS encoding peroxiredoxin, whose translation MSLRLGDLAPNFKAVTTAGNIDFHEYLGNGWGILFSHPADYTPVCTTELGKTALLQEEFAKRNVKVLALSVDPLDKHNGWVNDINETQHVTVGFPIIADEDKSIANAYGMIHPNASETFTVRSLFVIGPDKKIKLTLTYPASTGRNFHEVLRVIDSLQLTANYSVATPADWKEGEDVIVVTSISTADAIQKFPKGVKEVKPYLRYTPQPNK comes from the coding sequence ATGAGTTTACGTTTAGGGGACCTGGCGCCCAACTTCAAAGCCGTAACCACGGCTGGCAATATCGATTTTCACGAGTATTTAGGCAATGGATGGGGTATTCTTTTTTCCCACCCTGCCGATTATACACCGGTTTGCACCACTGAATTGGGCAAAACGGCTCTTTTACAGGAAGAGTTTGCCAAACGCAATGTGAAAGTGCTGGCGCTGAGTGTTGACCCGCTCGATAAACACAATGGATGGGTGAATGATATCAACGAAACGCAGCACGTTACTGTTGGTTTCCCCATCATTGCCGATGAAGATAAATCCATTGCCAATGCTTATGGCATGATCCATCCCAATGCATCAGAAACATTTACCGTTCGCTCCCTGTTTGTGATCGGTCCGGATAAAAAAATCAAACTTACCCTTACTTATCCCGCATCAACCGGAAGGAATTTCCACGAAGTATTGCGTGTGATCGACTCTTTGCAACTGACAGCCAATTACAGTGTGGCTACGCCTGCCGACTGGAAAGAAGGGGAAGATGTGATCGTGGTTACCTCTATCAGCACAGCAGATGCGATCCAGAAATTTCCCAAAGGCGTGAAAGAGGTGAAGCCTTACCTGCGTTATACGCCACAGCCTAATAAATAA
- the dinB gene encoding DNA polymerase IV, producing the protein MAEQQRYIAHFDLDSFFVSVELLQQPALKGKAVIVGGTPERGVVTSCSYEARKFGVRSAMSMSRAMKLCPHAVVLRGTHAEYRRYSQWVTDIIAAKAPLFEKASIDEFYIDLTGMDRFFDPYQWTIDLRQEIIDKTQLPISFGLAANKMVAKIATDEAKPNGYLFVQPGKEKDFLAPLPVNKFPGVGEQTFLLLKAMGIHTIRDLSETPVAVLEKKLGKTGSDLWKKSQGIHNSQVHAYHEAKSISSENTFHENTADTDFLLSELVRLTERVAFELRRDEKLAGCIAVKIRYPDFETTSKQTTISRTLRDDELIPQAIELFHQLYRKGQSVRLLGVRLSELTNHAVQGSLFDDAERKNKLYKAIDEVKNKFGKTALKKARTLKKAKE; encoded by the coding sequence ATGGCAGAACAGCAGCGTTATATTGCCCATTTCGATCTCGATTCCTTTTTTGTGAGTGTTGAATTGCTGCAGCAGCCCGCCCTGAAAGGCAAAGCAGTGATCGTGGGTGGTACACCTGAAAGAGGAGTTGTGACTTCCTGCAGTTACGAAGCACGGAAATTCGGCGTACGCAGCGCTATGTCTATGAGCAGGGCTATGAAGCTTTGTCCGCATGCTGTTGTACTCCGCGGCACACATGCAGAATACCGCCGCTATTCCCAATGGGTGACCGATATCATTGCCGCCAAAGCCCCTTTGTTTGAAAAAGCGTCCATCGATGAATTTTATATCGATCTCACAGGTATGGACCGCTTCTTCGATCCGTATCAATGGACCATTGACCTGCGGCAGGAGATCATCGATAAAACCCAATTACCCATTTCATTTGGTTTGGCTGCGAATAAAATGGTAGCCAAGATTGCTACCGATGAAGCCAAGCCCAATGGGTATCTTTTTGTACAACCCGGTAAAGAAAAAGACTTCCTGGCTCCGTTGCCGGTGAACAAATTCCCCGGAGTGGGAGAACAAACTTTCCTGCTGCTCAAGGCAATGGGCATACATACCATACGTGACCTGAGTGAGACACCTGTTGCAGTACTCGAGAAAAAACTAGGTAAGACCGGTTCCGACCTCTGGAAAAAATCGCAGGGCATCCATAACAGCCAGGTACATGCTTATCATGAAGCAAAATCGATATCGAGTGAAAACACGTTCCATGAAAATACAGCCGACACGGATTTCTTATTGAGTGAATTGGTGAGGCTCACAGAAAGAGTGGCCTTTGAATTACGAAGAGATGAAAAGCTGGCTGGATGCATCGCCGTCAAGATCCGTTATCCCGATTTTGAGACCACATCAAAACAAACAACCATTTCCCGTACGCTGCGTGATGATGAACTGATACCACAGGCCATTGAACTCTTCCATCAATTATACCGCAAAGGACAGTCCGTTCGCTTGCTGGGCGTGCGGTTGAGTGAGCTCACCAACCATGCTGTCCAGGGCAGCCTTTTTGATGATGCTGAAAGAAAAAACAAGCTGTATAAAGCCATCGACGAGGTAAAGAATAAATTCGGGAAAACCGCCCTGAAAAAGGCCAGAACCCTTAAAAAAGCAAAGGAGTAA
- the rimM gene encoding ribosome maturation factor RimM (Essential for efficient processing of 16S rRNA) — protein MNDYIHIGKIVASFGLKGEVILKHALGKKTTFAGLEAIFVEEVKGAYLPYFIESSKAKDHSETYIKLEGVHTKEAANRLATRNVWLPEADFRKLAGKSAPISLLGFELITDEAEHLGPIEEVIEQPHQVLLRISLNGNEALIPLHAETLDSIDHARKEVHVTLPDGLLDIYR, from the coding sequence ATGAATGATTATATCCATATTGGTAAGATCGTAGCCAGTTTTGGTTTGAAAGGAGAAGTGATACTCAAGCATGCATTGGGTAAGAAGACCACTTTCGCAGGACTGGAAGCCATCTTCGTTGAAGAGGTGAAAGGCGCTTACCTGCCCTATTTCATCGAATCTTCAAAAGCGAAAGATCATTCCGAAACCTATATCAAACTGGAGGGCGTTCATACCAAAGAAGCCGCCAACCGGCTTGCTACACGCAATGTATGGCTGCCCGAAGCCGATTTCCGCAAGCTGGCCGGCAAATCTGCCCCCATTTCATTGCTGGGCTTTGAACTCATTACCGACGAAGCCGAGCACCTGGGTCCCATTGAAGAAGTGATAGAGCAGCCGCACCAGGTGTTGTTGCGCATCAGCCTCAACGGCAATGAAGCATTGATACCCTTACATGCTGAAACATTGGACAGCATTGATCATGCACGAAAAGAAGTGCATGTTACACTGCCGGACGGACTGCTGGATATTTACCGCTGA
- the rpsP gene encoding 30S ribosomal protein S16, with protein sequence MAVKMRLQRHGSKKRPFYFIVVADARAPRDGKFIQKIGTYNPLTVPATIQLDRQKALEWLHKGAQPTDTVRRILSFKGVLYLKHLLRGVKLGLFDDATAMTKFQAWHSEHEANITRRNEEHRKAQRARKAYTPVVRKVESKQEEASEGTAEA encoded by the coding sequence ATGGCAGTCAAAATGAGACTACAACGCCACGGCAGCAAAAAACGGCCCTTCTACTTCATTGTAGTTGCCGATGCACGTGCGCCAAGAGACGGTAAGTTCATCCAAAAGATCGGAACTTACAACCCGCTTACTGTACCCGCTACCATCCAGCTCGATCGTCAGAAAGCACTGGAATGGCTGCACAAGGGAGCTCAGCCCACCGATACAGTTCGCCGTATCCTCTCTTTCAAGGGAGTATTGTACCTGAAACACCTGCTGAGAGGTGTGAAACTGGGACTGTTTGATGATGCTACTGCAATGACCAAATTCCAGGCATGGCATAGTGAGCACGAAGCAAACATCACCCGTCGTAACGAAGAGCACAGAAAAGCCCAGAGAGCCCGTAAAGCTTACACACCCGTAGTAAGGAAGGTGGAAAGCAAACAGGAAGAAGCTTCTGAAGGAACTGCTGAAGCTTAA
- the ffh gene encoding signal recognition particle protein, producing MFNSLSEKLESAFKNLRGEARINDLNVANTVKDIRRALIDADVNFKIAKEFTDRVKEKAVGEKVINAISPGQLMVKIVKDELAELMGGTEAQFNITGNPAIILIAGLQGSGKTTFAGKLANYLKTKKGKSPLLVAADIYRPAAIDQLTVLAEQVGVDIYSERENKDAVAIAQNAIKEAKAKNKNVIIIDTAGRLAIDEAMMTEVANIKQAVNPAEILFVVDSMTGQDAVNTAKAFNDRLDFSGVVLTKLDGDTRGGAALSIKYTVNKPIKFVSSGEKMDTLDVFYPERMAQRILGMGDITTLVEKAQAQYDEAEAKKLEKKIRKNQFDFQDFLDQLAQIKKMGNLKDLMGMIPGVGKAIKDVDINDDAFKGIEAMIQSMTPFERSNPDAMTPSRRERIAKGSGKSIQELNAFMKQFEQMKQMMKMMNNMPMGGRFPGMKR from the coding sequence GAATTTCAAGATAGCCAAGGAATTCACCGATAGGGTGAAGGAAAAAGCGGTAGGAGAAAAAGTGATCAATGCCATCAGCCCCGGGCAGTTGATGGTGAAGATCGTGAAAGACGAACTCGCCGAGCTCATGGGCGGCACCGAAGCGCAGTTCAACATCACAGGCAATCCTGCCATCATACTCATCGCCGGGCTACAGGGTAGTGGTAAAACCACTTTCGCCGGTAAACTGGCCAATTACCTCAAAACAAAAAAAGGTAAATCACCCTTGCTGGTAGCGGCCGATATCTATCGTCCCGCGGCGATAGACCAGTTGACCGTGCTGGCAGAACAAGTGGGTGTGGATATTTACAGCGAACGGGAAAACAAAGATGCCGTAGCGATTGCCCAAAATGCCATCAAAGAAGCGAAAGCTAAAAATAAGAATGTGATCATCATCGATACGGCGGGGCGACTGGCCATCGATGAAGCGATGATGACCGAAGTGGCCAATATCAAACAGGCGGTGAATCCTGCCGAGATATTGTTTGTAGTGGATTCCATGACCGGACAAGACGCGGTAAACACAGCCAAAGCTTTCAATGACCGGCTCGATTTCAGCGGTGTGGTGCTTACCAAGCTCGATGGTGATACACGCGGTGGTGCGGCTTTATCTATCAAGTACACGGTGAACAAGCCCATCAAGTTTGTGAGCAGTGGTGAGAAGATGGATACACTGGATGTGTTCTATCCTGAAAGGATGGCACAACGTATCCTGGGCATGGGTGATATTACTACGCTGGTAGAAAAAGCCCAGGCGCAGTACGATGAAGCGGAGGCTAAAAAACTGGAGAAAAAGATCCGCAAGAACCAGTTCGATTTTCAGGATTTTCTCGACCAGCTTGCACAGATCAAAAAAATGGGTAATCTGAAAGACCTGATGGGTATGATTCCCGGTGTGGGCAAGGCCATCAAAGATGTAGATATCAACGACGATGCTTTCAAAGGCATCGAAGCCATGATACAGTCCATGACCCCATTCGAAAGGTCCAATCCCGATGCAATGACCCCATCCCGCAGGGAAAGGATCGCCAAAGGCAGTGGCAAGAGTATCCAGGAACTAAATGCTTTTATGAAGCAGTTTGAGCAGATGAAACAGATGATGAAAATGATGAATAACATGCCCATGGGAGGCAGGTTCCCTGGCATGAAGCGGTAG